A single region of the Serinus canaria isolate serCan28SL12 chromosome 1, serCan2020, whole genome shotgun sequence genome encodes:
- the LOC103812615 gene encoding G-protein coupled receptor 183-like — protein MALVEDVLLPTNLTSSNQSSCNVHNHHFSTKVTFSLFYTILLVFGACGNVLALCITSQRRKKKLNSTDLYLVNLALSDALFTLALPGRIAYYILESDWPFGDWFCRITAFIFYMNTYVSIYFMTCVSVDRYVAVVRTRHPGRIRKMSRARGICVLIWSLVFLQTAPLLLRPMTRRMGDKLTCMEYFNFEEIPNLPYLLLVACMLGFFLPVGIILVCYVRINLKLCQTAKENPLTVKNGHHHRAFTVILVVLLAVLLCFSPYHLNIVQFMVRKILYQPSCPEQQAFKMSLQVTVAFMNLNCCIDPIIYFFAFRGYKRRLLRIFRNSGSLATSSTAKTPSESNSNSQQPGSSSV, from the coding sequence ATGGCTCTTGTGGAGGACGTGCTCCTGCCCACCAACCTCACCTCCAGCAACCAGAGCAGCTGCAACGTGCACAACCACCACTTCTCAACCAAAGTCACCTTCTCCCTTTTCTACACCATCCTGCTGGTGTTCGGTGCCTGTGGAAATGTCCTGGCCCTCTGTATCACCTCCCAGCGCAGGAAGAAGAAACTCAACTCCACCGACCTCTACCTGGTGAACCTGGCTCTCTCTGATGCCCTCTTCACCCTGGCACTGCCGGGCAGGATCGCCTACTACATCCTGGAGTCTGACTGGCCCTTTGGGGACTGGTTCTGCCGGATCACAGCTTTCATTTTCTACATGAACACCTATGTGAGCATCTACTTTATGACCTGCGTTAGCGTGGACCGCTACGTGGCCGTGGTGCGCACCAGGCACCCCGGCAGGATTCGGAAGATGAGCCGTGCCAGGGGCATCTGCGTCCTCATCTGGTCCTTGGTGTTCCTGCAGACGGCTCCGCTGCTCCTGCGGCCCATGACGCGCAGGATGGGAGACAAGCTGACCTGCATGGAGTACTTCAACTTTGAGGAGATTCCCAATCTGCCCTACCTGCTCCTGGTGGCCTGCATGCTTGGCTTCTTCCTGCCTGTGGGCATCATCTTGGTGTGCTACGTGAGGATCAACCTCAAGCTCTGCCAGACGGCCAAGGAGAACCCACTGACAGTGAAGAACGGGCACCACCACCGGGCCTTCACTGTCATCCTGGTGGTTCTTCTagctgtcctgctctgcttcagTCCCTACCACCTCAACATTGTCCAGTTCATGGTCAGGAAGATCCTCTACCAGCcatcctgccctgagcagcaagCCTTCAAGATGTCCCTGCAAGTCACTGTGGCATTCATGAACCTCAATTGCTGCATCGACCCCATCATCTACTTCTTTGCCTTCCGGGGCTACAAGCGGAGGCTGCTCCGCATCTTCAGGAACAGCGGCTCCCTGGCCACCTCCTCCACCGCCAAGACCCCCTCAGAGAGCAACAGCAACAGCCAGCAGCCCGGCTCCAGCTCCGTCTAG